In Juglans regia cultivar Chandler chromosome 13, Walnut 2.0, whole genome shotgun sequence, the following proteins share a genomic window:
- the LOC109003182 gene encoding F-box protein At1g67340: MRTRRGLCYPRVGCGGGGDVFLFSEKTEVVKKRRRDFSGEHMVCRKRKRNSSVVAGKSDLFDALPDDLVISILCKLSSTAGCPSDFINVLITCKRLNGLGLHSLVLSKASQKTFAIRAKNWSDSAHRFLKQCADAGNVEACYSLGMIRFYCLHNRGSGASLMAKAAISSHAQALYSLAVIQFNGSGGSKNDKDLRAGVALCARAAFLGHIDALRELGHCLQDGYGVRQNITEGRRFLVQANARELATVISSASASAIPTRSWFTWNPHPHPHPRNINCGGCPLLSDFGCNVPAPEAHPASRFLAEWFASRGGSPGQGLRLCSHVSCGRPETRRHEFRRCSVCGTVNYCSRACQALDWKMRHKADCTPTERWVDDDDGDGAANGDAEDYDGGVNGENDEVIAES, translated from the exons ATGAGAACAAGGAGAGGGCTTTGTTACCCTCGAGTAGGATGTGGAGGAGGGGGAGACGTATTCCTTTTCTCGGAGAAGACTGAAGTAgtgaagaagaggagaagagaTTTCTCCGGAGAACACATGGTTTGCCGGAAAAGGAAACGGAATTCGTCGGTTGTTGCCGGGAAGTCTGACTTGTTCGATGCCTTGCCTGATGATCTTGTCATTTCTATTCTCTGCAAACTCAGCTCCACCGCCGGATGCCCCTCCGATTTCATCAACGTTCTGATAAC GTGCAAGAGGTTAAACGGATTGGGTCTCCATTCTCTAGTATTATCCAAAGCTTCACAGAAAACGTTTGCGATAAGAGCGAAGAACTGGTCCGACTCCGCTCACCGCTTCTTGAAACAGTGTGCCGATGCAGGAAACGTGGAGGCCTGCTACTCTCTCGGCATG ATTCGATTCTACTGCTTGCATAATCGAGGGAGCGGAGCCTCGCTGATGGCCAAGGCCGCGATTAGCTCTCACGCACAGGCCCTTTACTCGCTGGCCGTAATACAGTTCAACGGCAGCGGTGGCTCCAAGAACGACAAGGACCTCCGAGCCGGTGTTGCTCTTTGTGCGCGAGCTGCCTTCCTAGGTCACATCGACGCGCTCCGTGAGCTCGGCCACTGCCTACAGGACGGATACGGCGTGCGTCAGAACATCACCGAGGGGCGCCGGTTTCTCGTGCAAGCGAACGCTCGGGAGCTCGCCACCGTAATATCCTCAGCTTCTGCTTCAGCCATCCCCACGCGTTCTTGGTTCACGTGGAATCCGCACCCGCATCCCCATCCCCGGAACATTAACTGCGGGGGTTGTCCGTTGCTGAGCGACTTCGGGTGCAACGTTCCGGCGCCGGAGGCCCACCCGGCTAGCCGGTTCTTGGCTGAGTGGTTCGCGTCACGGGGCGGATCCCCGGGTCAGGGTCTGAGGCTCTGCTCGCACGTGAGTTGCGGGCGTCCCGAGACAAGAAGGCACGAGTTCCGTCGATGTTCAGTTTGCGGCACCGTCAACTACTGTTCCCGCGCGTGTCAGGCCCTCGATTGGAAGATGCGGCATAAGGCGGACTGTACTCCTACCGAACGGTGGGTGGACGACGATGACGGCGACGGCGCCGCTAATGGCGATGCGGAAGATTACGATGGCGGAGTTAATGGGGAAAACGATGAAGTCATTGCTGAGAGTTAG